The following are encoded in a window of Bacillota bacterium genomic DNA:
- a CDS encoding AbrB/MazE/SpoVT family DNA-binding domain-containing protein, protein MQPHVQKWGNSLGIRIPLALAQKIGLKEGTPVDLEAKDDAIIIRRKRYSLEQLLSQVTPDNIHGEVYTGPQVGREIW, encoded by the coding sequence ATGCAACCTCATGTGCAAAAGTGGGGCAATAGCTTGGGGATTCGCATCCCTTTAGCGCTGGCCCAAAAAATTGGCCTTAAAGAAGGCACACCGGTTGATTTAGAGGCAAAGGATGACGCAATTATTATCCGCCGCAAACGTTATAGCCTGGAACAATTGCTGTCCCAGGTTACACCTGATAATATTCATGGCGAAGTATATACAGGACCTCAGGTTGGGCGGGAAATATGGTAA